In Nocardioides luti, the DNA window CGATCGGCAAGGAGGGCGTGCCGCACTACCGCAAGGCGCAGATCGCCACGGTCGTCCGGCTCCAGCACCTCGCCACCGGCCGCACCCTCTCGGTGATCAACGTCCACCTCGTCACCGGCGGGGTCAACGGCGGCAAGTGCATCAAGGCCCACCCGAAGCTGTGCGCGCTCTACGCGGACTCGGTGGCCGGCCTCGCGGACGTCGTCGCGGAGGAGCAGGACTGGGCGGACGACGAGGTCTACGTCTTCGGCGACTTCAACGACCACTACCCGGCCGACGAGAAGTTCCACAAGAAGCAGTTCGCCTACGCGACGCTGACGAAGCTCGGGATGGTCGCCCACTACGAGCTGCGCCCCGAGCAGCTGCCGAACCAGGGCTCGGGCACCCGCAGCGGCGCCTACCTCGACCAGATCTGGGGCCGTCAGGTGCCGGTGGCCGAGAAGGTCTGGCGCAGCATCAAGGCCTCCGACCACTACCCGATCACCGCGACCTACCCGATCCTCCCGCCGGTCCCCACGCCCTGAGCGGGGCCGCTGGCCGGCGGCGGTCCAACCATGGGCCAACGCCGCCCCCGTAGCCTTGCGGACATGGAGCTCGACAGCACCGCCGACGTGTCCGCACGCCTCGGCGAGACGGGGTACCTCTGCGACGAGGCGCTCTCCACGGTCGCGTTCCTCGCGCTGAGGATGCAGCGACCGCTGCTGCTCGAGGGCGAGCCCGGCACCGGCAAGACCGCGCTGGCCGAGGCGCTCGCCGAGAGCCTGGACCTGCCGCTGGTCCGCCTGCAGTGCTACGAGGGCATCGACGCCACCCAGGCGCTCTACGACTGGGACTTCCCGCGCCAGATCCTGCACCTGCGCGCGCTGGAGGCGGCCGGGGGAGCGGACCCCGAGGAGGCGGAGAAGAGCCTGTACGACGCCCGCTTCCTGCTCGCGCGGCCGGTGCTCGCCGCGCTGCAGCAGAGCCCGGCGGTGCTGCTCGTCGACGAGGTGGACCGGGCCGACGACGAGTTCGAGGCGTTCCTGCTCGAGGTGCTCTCGACCTACCAGGTCACGATCCCCGAGCTCGGCACCGTCAAGGCGGCCACCCCGCCGATCGTGGTGCTGACCTCGAACCGCACCCGCGAGCTGCACGACGCCCTGAAGCGGCGCTGCCTCTACCACTGGATCGACCACCCGGGTCTGGAGCGCGAGGTGCAGATCGTCCGCTCCCGCGCGCCCGAGGTCTCCGAGGAGCTCGGCCGCCAGGTGGTGACCGTGGTGCAGCAGCTCCGCGACCGCCACGACCTGCAGAAGCCGCCCGGGGTCGCCGAGACCCTCGACTGGGCCCGCGCGCTGCACCACCTCGGGACGACCGGGCTCGACCTCGCCACGGCGTCGGCCACGCTCGGCGCGCTGGTGAAGTACCGCGAGGACGCCGAGAAGGTCCGGCACGCGCTCGACCAGATGCTGCGCGCGTGATGGTCGCGACGGCCACGACCAGCGGACCCGGCGGCCCCGAGGCCGCCACCGACTGGGTCCGTGGCGCCGACGAGGTGCTGCTGGGCTTCACCCGGGCGCTGCGGGCGGCGGGGGTCCCCGTCACGCAGGACCGCTCGCAGGGCTTCCTGGCCGCCGTCGCGCTGCTCGGCCTCGACGACCAGCGCGCGACCTACCGCGCCGGTCGCGCCACCCTGTGCGCCGGCCCCGACGACCTCGAGCGCTACGACCAGGTCTTCGAGGCGTTCTTCAACGCCCGCGACGGCCTGCCCCGCACCCGACCGGCCGCCCCCGCCACGAACCCGACCTTCGGCGAGCTCCCGGCCGACGAGTCCCGCGGCGAGGGCACGACCACGCCCGACGAGGTCGTCCGCGCGATGGCCAGCGAGACCGAGGTGCTCCGGCACCGCGACGTCGCCGCGATGACCGCCGCCGAGAAGCACCGGCTCTCGGGCATGTTCGCGACCCTGCAGCCGCGACCGCCGACCCGTCGTACCGCCCGGCACCGGTCGTGGCACCGCGGCGACGTCGACGCGTCCCGCACGCTGCGC includes these proteins:
- a CDS encoding endonuclease/exonuclease/phosphatase family protein is translated as MTLSRALSPLALLLTLAVGSTLPAAAAPVAASAPHAGQQATAHRGAAADLIDIGSYNIRADRSTKKFSRAVATFRKHVDVAGLQEVNTGHKTKALMRMKGWESYRPASLQQNPVIWRDDVFDQVAARGAKIATARSIGKEGVPHYRKAQIATVVRLQHLATGRTLSVINVHLVTGGVNGGKCIKAHPKLCALYADSVAGLADVVAEEQDWADDEVYVFGDFNDHYPADEKFHKKQFAYATLTKLGMVAHYELRPEQLPNQGSGTRSGAYLDQIWGRQVPVAEKVWRSIKASDHYPITATYPILPPVPTP
- a CDS encoding AAA family ATPase, translating into MELDSTADVSARLGETGYLCDEALSTVAFLALRMQRPLLLEGEPGTGKTALAEALAESLDLPLVRLQCYEGIDATQALYDWDFPRQILHLRALEAAGGADPEEAEKSLYDARFLLARPVLAALQQSPAVLLVDEVDRADDEFEAFLLEVLSTYQVTIPELGTVKAATPPIVVLTSNRTRELHDALKRRCLYHWIDHPGLEREVQIVRSRAPEVSEELGRQVVTVVQQLRDRHDLQKPPGVAETLDWARALHHLGTTGLDLATASATLGALVKYREDAEKVRHALDQMLRA